A single Acidobacteriaceae bacterium DNA region contains:
- a CDS encoding DUF427 domain-containing protein: MAKAIWNGQTLAESDKVETVEGNIYFPEESVNRAYLRPSSSSSTCPSKGRARYYTVLVDGQENLDAAWYYPDPKPAAKSVKHHVAFWRGVEIVTT; the protein is encoded by the coding sequence ATGGCAAAGGCGATTTGGAACGGACAAACCCTGGCGGAGAGCGACAAGGTTGAGACCGTCGAGGGAAACATTTACTTCCCAGAGGAGAGCGTGAACCGGGCGTATCTGCGGCCGAGCTCGAGCAGCTCGACGTGCCCGTCCAAGGGACGCGCGCGGTACTATACGGTGCTCGTGGACGGCCAGGAGAATCTGGACGCGGCGTGGTACTACCCTGACCCGAAGCCGGCTGCGAAGTCAGTGAAGCACCATGTGGCGTTCTGGCGCGGAGTTGAGATCGTTACGACCTAA
- a CDS encoding DinB family protein, with amino-acid sequence MPLSISVENLLAWNDATTQHWRDFFHANPLQLLLPCDIRNSKTVADTLQHIVAVELRYAQRLAGLPESSYDEIPKDSIDTLLTAHTLAFDLVRTLLANPSYDWSTEITFDTLTLGRLRASRETILLHLTLHSIRHYAQLATLLRQQGFKHTQPMDYLFIAAQRA; translated from the coding sequence ATGCCTCTCTCCATCTCCGTCGAAAATCTCCTCGCCTGGAATGACGCCACTACGCAGCACTGGCGCGACTTCTTCCACGCCAATCCCCTGCAGCTCCTTCTGCCCTGCGACATCCGCAACAGCAAGACCGTCGCTGACACGCTGCAGCACATTGTCGCCGTCGAGCTCCGCTACGCCCAGCGCCTCGCCGGCCTCCCCGAATCTTCCTACGACGAAATCCCCAAAGACTCCATCGACACGCTCCTCACCGCGCACACGCTCGCCTTCGATTTGGTGCGCACCCTCCTCGCGAACCCCTCCTACGACTGGTCCACCGAGATCACCTTTGACACCCTCACTCTCGGCCGCCTTCGCGCCTCTCGCGAGACCATCCTCCTGCACCTCACCCTCCACAGCATTCGCCACTACGCGCAGCTCGCCACGCTCCTCCGGCAGCAGGGCTTCAAACACACCCAGCCCATGGACTACCTCTTCATCGCCGCGCAACGCGCCTGA
- a CDS encoding NAD(P)-dependent alcohol dehydrogenase, which translates to MPTALRLNAFGLEHLALEAAPLPALGPTDVHVHLHAASLNYRDLMVALGQYNPKMALPRILGSDAAGEVVAVGPAVTLFKPGDHVCSLFFQDWLDGEIQPLTGKSALGGAIDGVFATERVLPETGLILAPAHLSFEEAATLPCAALTAWNALVEQGHLRAGQTVLVQGTGGVSLFALQIARMHGATVILTSSSDQKLDRGCRLGAHRTINYKSTPDWDKAAKDLTANTGVDHVVEVGGQGTIARSLSAVRPSGHVHVIGVLSGSNPDAGSGIDVRSILTKSVHINGIYVGSRAMFQRMNAAISANHLKPVIDRVFPLSEARAAFEHMQNGSHFGKIVLSLTR; encoded by the coding sequence ATGCCCACTGCTCTTCGCCTGAACGCCTTCGGCCTCGAACACCTCGCACTCGAGGCTGCCCCACTCCCGGCGCTCGGCCCCACCGACGTCCACGTGCACCTCCACGCCGCCTCGCTCAACTACCGCGACCTCATGGTCGCCCTCGGCCAGTACAACCCCAAAATGGCCCTCCCGCGCATCCTCGGCTCCGACGCCGCGGGCGAGGTCGTCGCCGTCGGCCCCGCCGTCACCCTTTTCAAGCCCGGCGACCACGTCTGCAGCCTCTTCTTCCAGGATTGGCTCGACGGCGAAATCCAGCCGCTCACCGGCAAGTCCGCCCTCGGCGGCGCCATCGACGGCGTCTTCGCCACCGAGCGCGTCCTCCCCGAAACCGGCCTTATCCTCGCGCCCGCACACCTCAGCTTCGAAGAGGCCGCCACCCTCCCCTGCGCCGCCCTCACCGCCTGGAACGCCCTCGTCGAACAGGGCCACCTCCGCGCCGGCCAGACCGTCCTCGTCCAGGGCACCGGCGGCGTCTCCCTCTTCGCCCTTCAGATCGCCCGCATGCACGGCGCCACCGTGATCCTCACCAGTTCCTCCGACCAGAAGCTCGACCGTGGCTGCCGCCTCGGCGCTCACCGCACCATCAACTACAAGTCCACACCCGACTGGGACAAAGCCGCCAAAGACCTCACCGCCAACACCGGCGTCGACCACGTCGTCGAAGTCGGCGGCCAGGGCACGATCGCCAGATCCCTCAGCGCCGTCCGACCCTCCGGCCACGTCCACGTCATCGGCGTCCTCTCCGGCAGCAACCCCGACGCCGGCTCAGGTATCGACGTCCGCTCCATCCTCACCAAATCCGTTCACATCAACGGCATCTACGTCGGCAGCAGGGCCATGTTCCAGCGCATGAACGCCGCCATCTCCGCCAACCACCTCAAGCCCGTCATCGACCGCGTCTTCCCGCTCTCAGAAGCCCGCGCCGCCTTCGAGCACATGCAGAACGGCAGCCACTTCGGCAAGATCGTCCTCTCGCTAACCCGCTGA